The following proteins are encoded in a genomic region of [Eubacterium] hominis:
- the gyrA gene encoding DNA gyrase subunit A, protein MDINKDRLLQVDIYETMRSSFLDYSMSVIVDRALPDVRDGLKPVHRRILYAMNDMGIVASKPFKKSARIVGEVIGKYHPHGDTAVYDAMVRMAQDFSYRYMLVQGHGNFGSMDGDGAAAMRYTEARMSKIAMEMMKDINKNTVDFRPNYDQEEMEPVVLPSRFPNLLVNGAVGIAVGMATNIPPHNLNETIDAALAIMDNPEITVMDLMENYIQGPDFPTGGIILGRAGIKQAYETGRGTVVVRAKTHVEEMDNGKHRIVVTEVPYQVNKANLIEKIANLVRDKQIEGITYLNDESNREGVRIVIELRKDVQSDVVLNQLFRLTSLQTSFGCNMLSLVPKGNQSAPKQMGLKEMLQHYIDHQIDVTIRRTQFELKKAEDRAHILEGLRIALDHIDEIIHIIRSSANEATARTELMERFDLSEIQANAILEMRLRRLTGLERDKIENEYQELLIQIADLKDILANHSRVVQIIRDELTEVKNRFGDERRTEISEADFDMQDEDLIPVEDVVITMTTNGYIKRMPTDTYRTQNRGGRGVKGMAVNEDDVVDMLITMSTHDYLLMFTNIGKVYRIKGYQIPNASRTAKGLPVVNLLNLDKEEKVCTLVPVKRESESAYLFFVTKNGLIKRTPMEEFDSIRQNGKIAISLRDGDELVGVKETTGDDEIIIAGSNGKAVRFNENDTRPMGRTASGVKGFNTDGSIVVGVATNRDGTHLLAVSENGYGKRTPISEYRLTTRGAKGVKTINVTEKTGNLVSVRAVNGDEDVMIITNAGIIIRISVDNIGVYSRNTQGVLLIHVGDDESVSKVAIVEAEAEEEAETTENVVENNETAVSEQEVIDNENKE, encoded by the coding sequence ATGGATATAAACAAGGATAGATTATTACAGGTTGATATATATGAAACGATGCGTTCCTCCTTTCTGGACTATTCTATGTCCGTTATTGTCGATCGTGCGTTGCCAGATGTACGTGATGGATTAAAACCAGTACATCGTCGTATCTTATATGCGATGAATGATATGGGAATTGTGGCAAGTAAGCCATTTAAGAAATCAGCACGTATTGTCGGTGAAGTTATTGGTAAATATCACCCTCATGGTGATACTGCTGTATATGATGCAATGGTTCGTATGGCACAGGATTTCAGTTATCGTTATATGTTGGTGCAAGGTCATGGTAACTTTGGATCTATGGATGGCGATGGCGCTGCGGCTATGCGTTATACGGAAGCACGTATGAGTAAAATCGCAATGGAAATGATGAAGGATATCAATAAAAATACAGTTGATTTTCGACCTAACTATGATCAGGAAGAAATGGAACCTGTTGTTTTACCTTCACGTTTTCCAAACTTATTAGTAAATGGTGCAGTTGGTATTGCGGTAGGTATGGCAACCAATATTCCACCACATAACCTAAATGAAACCATTGATGCGGCACTTGCGATTATGGATAATCCAGAAATTACAGTGATGGATTTAATGGAAAATTATATTCAGGGACCAGACTTTCCAACAGGTGGTATCATCCTAGGAAGAGCTGGCATTAAACAGGCTTATGAAACAGGTAGAGGAACCGTTGTTGTACGTGCGAAAACGCATGTGGAGGAAATGGATAACGGTAAACACCGTATTGTCGTTACTGAAGTTCCTTATCAGGTAAATAAAGCAAATTTAATTGAAAAAATCGCCAATTTGGTAAGAGATAAACAAATTGAAGGTATCACCTATCTGAACGATGAATCTAACCGTGAAGGTGTGCGTATCGTCATTGAATTAAGAAAAGATGTACAAAGCGATGTTGTATTAAATCAGCTGTTCCGTTTGACTTCTTTACAGACATCTTTTGGATGTAATATGTTGTCACTGGTGCCAAAAGGCAATCAGAGTGCTCCTAAGCAAATGGGCTTAAAAGAGATGTTGCAGCATTATATTGACCATCAGATTGACGTCACCATACGTCGTACGCAGTTTGAATTGAAAAAAGCAGAAGATCGCGCACACATCTTAGAAGGTTTACGTATTGCGTTAGATCATATTGATGAAATTATACATATTATCCGTTCTTCAGCAAATGAAGCTACCGCTCGTACAGAGTTGATGGAACGCTTTGATTTAAGTGAAATTCAGGCCAATGCAATCCTTGAAATGAGGCTTCGCCGATTGACAGGTTTGGAACGTGATAAGATTGAAAATGAATATCAGGAATTATTGATTCAGATTGCGGATTTAAAAGATATCCTGGCAAATCATTCCAGAGTTGTTCAGATTATCCGTGATGAATTAACAGAAGTAAAAAATCGTTTTGGTGATGAACGTCGTACAGAAATCAGTGAAGCTGACTTTGATATGCAGGATGAAGATTTAATTCCTGTTGAAGATGTTGTTATCACGATGACGACAAATGGATACATCAAACGTATGCCAACGGATACTTATCGTACACAAAATCGTGGTGGTCGTGGTGTCAAAGGTATGGCAGTCAATGAAGATGATGTTGTGGATATGTTGATTACAATGTCTACACATGATTATCTATTGATGTTCACAAATATTGGTAAAGTATATCGTATTAAGGGATATCAGATTCCAAATGCTTCAAGAACCGCAAAAGGTTTGCCAGTCGTGAATCTCTTGAACCTAGATAAAGAAGAAAAAGTTTGTACATTAGTACCTGTGAAACGTGAATCAGAATCAGCCTATTTATTCTTTGTCACAAAGAATGGTTTAATCAAACGTACGCCAATGGAAGAATTTGATTCTATACGTCAAAATGGTAAAATTGCTATTTCTTTACGTGATGGTGATGAACTTGTGGGCGTAAAAGAAACAACAGGGGATGATGAAATCATCATTGCTGGTTCTAATGGCAAGGCAGTGCGTTTCAATGAAAATGATACACGTCCTATGGGAAGAACCGCAAGTGGTGTCAAAGGCTTCAATACAGATGGAAGCATCGTTGTTGGTGTAGCAACCAATCGTGATGGTACACATCTATTGGCAGTAAGTGAAAACGGTTATGGTAAACGTACACCAATTAGTGAATATCGTTTGACAACACGTGGCGCAAAAGGTGTTAAGACAATCAATGTCACTGAGAAAACAGGAAATCTGGTTTCTGTACGTGCAGTAAATGGCGATGAAGATGTCATGATTATCACAAATGCTGGTATTATTATCCGTATTTCTGTCGATAATATTGGTGTTTACAGTCGTAATACACAAGGTGTTCTATTGATTCATGTCGGTGATGATGAATCTGTTTCTAAAGTCGCAATCGTTGAGGCAGAAGCAGAGGAAGAAGCAGAAACAACAGAAAATGTTGTAGAAAACAACGAAACTGCTGTGAGCGAACAAGAAGTCATTGACAATGAAAACAAAGAATGA